The following coding sequences are from one Rathayibacter sp. VKM Ac-2760 window:
- a CDS encoding aldo/keto reductase, which translates to MSTDNTVPTITLNNGVEIPQLGFGVFQIDPAETKDATLAALEVGYRHIDTAEMYGNEAGVGEAVRASGLDRSEVFVTSKLNNGFHAREDALQAIDDTLAELKFDYVDLFLIHWPLPKVGDYLETWKAMEEIYRSGKAKAIGVSNFQTNHLNRLRAEATIVPAVNQIEVHPFLTQEELRAYGVEHGIATEAWSPIAQGKVLDDEAIVRIAHSVDRSPAQVVLRWHIQRGDIVFPKSVTRKRVEENFALFDFELDDESMTAISALNRDERTGPNPDEFNYIPS; encoded by the coding sequence ATGAGCACGGACAACACTGTCCCCACGATCACCCTCAACAACGGAGTCGAGATCCCGCAGCTGGGCTTCGGTGTCTTCCAGATCGACCCCGCCGAGACCAAGGACGCGACTCTCGCCGCTCTCGAGGTCGGCTACCGCCACATCGACACCGCCGAGATGTACGGCAACGAGGCCGGCGTCGGCGAGGCCGTGCGCGCCTCCGGCCTCGACCGCTCCGAGGTCTTCGTCACCTCGAAGCTCAACAACGGCTTCCACGCCCGCGAGGACGCCCTGCAGGCGATCGACGACACCCTCGCCGAGCTGAAGTTCGACTACGTCGACCTCTTCCTCATCCACTGGCCGCTGCCGAAGGTCGGCGACTACCTGGAGACCTGGAAGGCGATGGAGGAGATCTACCGCAGCGGCAAGGCGAAGGCGATCGGCGTCTCCAACTTCCAGACCAACCACCTCAACCGGCTCCGCGCCGAGGCGACGATCGTCCCGGCCGTGAACCAGATCGAGGTGCACCCCTTCCTCACGCAGGAGGAGCTCCGCGCCTACGGCGTTGAGCACGGCATCGCGACCGAGGCCTGGTCGCCGATCGCGCAGGGCAAGGTCCTGGACGACGAGGCGATCGTGCGCATCGCGCACAGCGTCGACCGCTCCCCCGCGCAGGTCGTCCTGCGCTGGCACATCCAGCGCGGCGACATCGTCTTCCCGAAGTCGGTCACCCGCAAGCGCGTGGAGGAGAACTTCGCGCTCTTCGACTTCGAGCTGGACGACGAGTCGATGACCGCGATCTCCGCGCTCAACCGCGACGAGCGCACCGGCCCGAACCCGGACGAGTTCAACTACATCCCGAGCTGA
- a CDS encoding GlsB/YeaQ/YmgE family stress response membrane protein has product MGIIGWIVLGLIAGALAKLILPGKQGGGWIITIILGIVGALLGGFIGGALFGRDDPMGFNLVSIILAVVGAIIVLLIYGAITGRKSRA; this is encoded by the coding sequence ATGGGCATCATCGGTTGGATCGTTCTCGGCCTCATCGCCGGCGCACTCGCAAAGCTCATCCTGCCCGGCAAGCAGGGCGGCGGATGGATCATCACCATCATCCTCGGCATCGTCGGCGCCCTCCTCGGAGGATTCATCGGCGGCGCGCTCTTCGGGCGCGACGACCCGATGGGCTTCAACCTCGTCAGCATCATCCTCGCGGTGGTCGGCGCGATCATCGTGCTGCTGATCTACGGTGCGATCACCGGACGCAAGTCCCGCGCGTAA
- a CDS encoding glycosyltransferase — protein MTRIEQLLVVVPAHDEQARITAAVTSVRRSAEHLARTHPSVAVRLVVAADGCSDETVERARAAGAEVLELERCGVGAARAAGIAHALGSSSDSATASDPYAAPDRVWIANTDADTVVPQDWLLEHVEHARLHDALVGTVRPDPDDVSPEMYGRWLRAREREESIGSIHGANLGVRASSYLAAGGFGAEPLHEDVLLVERLRGAGARVGATDRGEVTTSGRRWNRVDGGYGPYLHERFADTPVQAAPH, from the coding sequence GTGACCCGGATCGAGCAGCTGCTGGTCGTGGTCCCCGCCCACGACGAGCAGGCGAGGATCACCGCCGCCGTCACCTCGGTGCGCCGGAGCGCGGAGCATCTCGCGCGGACGCACCCGTCGGTCGCGGTGCGGCTGGTCGTCGCGGCCGACGGCTGCTCCGACGAGACCGTCGAGCGCGCCCGGGCTGCGGGCGCCGAGGTGCTCGAGCTGGAGCGCTGCGGGGTCGGAGCGGCCCGCGCGGCCGGAATCGCGCACGCCCTCGGCTCTTCCTCCGACTCCGCCACCGCCTCCGACCCCTACGCCGCCCCCGACCGCGTCTGGATCGCGAACACCGACGCCGACACCGTCGTCCCCCAGGACTGGCTGCTCGAGCACGTCGAGCACGCGCGCCTCCACGACGCGCTCGTGGGCACGGTGCGCCCGGACCCGGACGACGTCTCGCCGGAGATGTACGGGCGCTGGCTGCGCGCCCGCGAGCGCGAGGAGTCGATCGGCAGCATCCACGGCGCGAACCTCGGCGTGCGTGCGAGCTCCTACCTCGCGGCGGGCGGCTTCGGTGCCGAGCCGCTGCACGAGGACGTGCTGCTGGTGGAGCGGCTGCGCGGAGCCGGCGCCCGGGTGGGCGCGACCGATCGGGGCGAGGTGACCACCTCGGGCCGGCGGTGGAACCGGGTCGACGGCGGCTACGGGCCGTACCTGCACGAGCGCTTCGCCGACACCCCGGTGCAGGCGGCGCCGCACTGA
- a CDS encoding SAM-dependent methyltransferase has protein sequence MSYFDELYERHEDPWGYTSRWYEERKRALTLASLPERRYGSVLEIGSSIGVLAEALAERAERLLAIDVSAAAVERAARRLAPLEHVRVEHHDITRGVPEGPFDLIVLSEVGYYLGREALERTLRGVRDRLSTPGELVTVHWRHAIAGLELDGDSVQRAVGELGLRRIARHEEEDLLLEVHSRDGRSVARRTGLL, from the coding sequence ATGAGCTACTTCGACGAGCTGTACGAGCGGCACGAGGACCCCTGGGGGTACACCAGCCGCTGGTACGAGGAGCGCAAGCGCGCCCTCACGCTGGCGAGCCTGCCCGAGCGCCGCTACGGCTCCGTGCTCGAGATCGGCTCCTCGATCGGCGTGCTGGCCGAGGCGCTCGCCGAGCGGGCGGAGCGGCTGCTCGCGATCGACGTCTCGGCCGCCGCCGTCGAGCGCGCCGCCCGGCGCCTGGCTCCGCTCGAGCACGTCCGCGTCGAGCACCACGACATCACCCGCGGCGTTCCGGAGGGTCCGTTCGACCTGATCGTGCTCTCCGAGGTGGGCTACTACCTGGGCCGGGAGGCGCTGGAGCGCACGCTCCGCGGCGTGCGCGACCGCCTCTCCACCCCGGGCGAGCTGGTCACCGTGCACTGGCGGCACGCGATCGCGGGGCTCGAGCTCGACGGCGACTCGGTGCAGCGGGCCGTGGGCGAGCTCGGACTGCGGCGGATCGCCCGGCACGAGGAGGAGGACCTGCTGCTCGAGGTGCACTCGCGCGACGGCCGCTCGGTCGCCCGCCGGACAGGGCTGCTGTGA
- a CDS encoding PIG-L family deacetylase, whose protein sequence is MSRVIAFDGHLEGTPVERWSADGRWDRLPALAAEALSAVARVLVVVAHADDETLGCGGTIALARRLGTPVDVVIVTDGGAAHGASSPAAAAALVAERRGEVRAALDELGDGIGLAFLDVPDSGTPEHRDRIRAEVLARAAAAPGAVLLLSTWTGDGHRDHRVVGEVCAEVAAELGHPLLAAPIWLWHWAEPDDEEVPWRALVRVAADDELRARKARALARYPSQTAPGPGGSAAVLHPRFLRAFAGDDRLIRVR, encoded by the coding sequence GTGAGCCGCGTCATCGCCTTCGACGGCCACCTCGAGGGCACCCCGGTCGAGCGCTGGAGCGCGGACGGGCGGTGGGACCGGCTGCCCGCCCTCGCCGCCGAGGCGCTCTCCGCCGTCGCGCGCGTCCTGGTCGTCGTCGCGCACGCGGACGACGAGACCCTCGGCTGCGGCGGGACCATCGCCCTGGCCCGGCGCCTCGGCACGCCCGTGGACGTCGTGATCGTGACGGACGGCGGCGCGGCGCACGGCGCCTCCTCCCCCGCCGCGGCCGCGGCGTTGGTCGCCGAGCGCCGCGGCGAGGTCCGCGCCGCACTGGACGAGCTCGGCGACGGCATCGGGCTCGCCTTCCTCGATGTGCCGGACTCCGGGACTCCCGAGCACCGCGACCGGATCCGTGCCGAGGTGCTCGCCCGCGCCGCCGCCGCGCCGGGCGCCGTCCTGCTGCTGTCGACCTGGACCGGTGACGGGCACCGCGACCACCGCGTCGTCGGCGAGGTCTGCGCCGAGGTCGCGGCAGAGCTCGGCCACCCGCTGCTCGCCGCACCGATCTGGCTCTGGCACTGGGCGGAGCCGGACGACGAGGAGGTGCCGTGGCGGGCGCTCGTCCGCGTCGCGGCCGACGACGAGCTGCGAGCGCGCAAAGCCCGCGCGCTGGCCCGCTACCCGAGCCAGACGGCGCCCGGACCCGGCGGATCCGCGGCCGTACTGCATCCGCGGTTCCTCCGCGCGTTCGCCGGCGACGACCGCCTGATCCGGGTCCGCTGA